In Streptomyces sp. SN-593, a single genomic region encodes these proteins:
- a CDS encoding MIP family channel protein — protein MDRRTFTAADVTSYRLTDPRAVVCEFVGTLALVFFAVGAAVLSGSYIGTLGIALAFGFVLLAIAYAIGPISGSHVNPAVTLGMLLAGRIELRRAVEYWVAQFVGAIVGAALLLLVSEQVPGFQRHGAFGTNGYGTRSAVGIDIFGAFVAEMLMTFLLVFVVLAVTHKIAVVGFDGLAIGLALAVVHLVGIPLTGTGVNPARSLAPALFAGSPALTQVWLFLVAPLVGAAIAALVHQATHPAMAAARAARAAAVEAEAAARTKEGGA, from the coding sequence ATGGACCGGCGAACCTTCACCGCGGCGGATGTGACGAGCTACCGGCTCACGGACCCCCGCGCCGTCGTCTGCGAGTTCGTCGGCACGCTCGCACTCGTCTTCTTCGCGGTCGGCGCCGCGGTGCTGTCCGGGTCGTACATCGGCACCCTCGGCATCGCGCTGGCCTTCGGCTTCGTGCTGCTCGCCATCGCGTACGCGATCGGGCCGATCTCCGGCAGCCACGTCAACCCCGCGGTGACGCTCGGCATGCTGCTGGCCGGGCGGATCGAGCTGCGCCGGGCGGTCGAGTACTGGGTGGCGCAGTTCGTCGGGGCGATCGTGGGCGCCGCGCTCCTGCTGCTGGTGTCCGAGCAGGTCCCCGGCTTCCAGCGGCACGGTGCGTTCGGCACCAACGGCTACGGCACGCGGTCGGCGGTCGGCATCGACATCTTCGGCGCGTTCGTCGCGGAGATGCTCATGACGTTCCTGCTGGTCTTCGTGGTGCTCGCGGTGACGCACAAGATCGCCGTGGTCGGCTTCGACGGTCTGGCGATCGGCCTGGCCCTCGCCGTGGTCCACCTGGTCGGCATCCCGCTCACCGGCACCGGCGTGAACCCGGCCCGCAGCCTGGCGCCCGCGCTGTTCGCTGGCAGCCCCGCGCTCACCCAGGTCTGGCTGTTCCTGGTCGCCCCGCTGGTCGGCGCGGCGATCGCCGCGCTCGTGCACCAGGCGACCCACCCCGCGATGGCCGCGGCGAGGGCCGCCCGAGCCGCCGCCGTCGAGGCCGAGGCGGCCGCCCGCACCAAGGAGGGCGGCGCCTAG
- a CDS encoding SseB family protein has product MALKNIPDPGFAQDDGSADAGLAEALAAYAAGRAADADVVAALHGARLLVPVVAVLGEAETGPDGLTREKSSDMAVPTIQAPDGRRALPAFTGVASLARWRADARPVAVPLHQALQALAHERADTLLIDMAGPVTYELTGAALRAAAAGPDRTDPLADPAVRSALRAAVAAEPGISRAHLTPGGPGSDGTLSLVLAEDTDVSAAANRVAGALAADETLRAALLQGLDLALLPPTASPPGEPLFAR; this is encoded by the coding sequence GTGGCGTTGAAGAACATTCCGGACCCAGGGTTCGCGCAGGACGACGGATCGGCGGACGCGGGGCTGGCGGAGGCGCTCGCGGCCTACGCGGCCGGCCGGGCCGCGGACGCGGACGTGGTGGCGGCGCTGCACGGCGCCCGGCTGCTCGTCCCGGTGGTGGCGGTGCTCGGCGAGGCGGAGACCGGGCCCGACGGGCTGACCCGCGAGAAGAGCAGCGACATGGCGGTGCCGACCATTCAGGCACCCGACGGCCGACGCGCGCTGCCGGCCTTCACCGGGGTCGCCTCGCTGGCGCGCTGGCGCGCGGACGCCCGCCCGGTGGCGGTCCCGCTGCACCAGGCGCTCCAGGCGCTCGCCCACGAGCGGGCGGACACCCTGCTGATCGACATGGCCGGACCGGTGACGTACGAACTGACCGGGGCCGCGCTGCGCGCCGCGGCGGCCGGACCGGACCGGACCGACCCGCTGGCCGACCCGGCGGTGCGGTCGGCGCTGCGGGCCGCCGTGGCCGCGGAACCGGGGATCTCCCGCGCGCACCTCACCCCCGGCGGCCCGGGCAGCGACGGAACCCTGAGCCTGGTGCTCGCCGAGGACACCGACGTCTCCGCGGCCGCGAACCGGGTGGCCGGTGCCCTGGCCGCCGACGAGACGCTGCGTGCCGCGCTGCTCCAGGGGCTCGACCTGGCGCTCCTCCCGCCGACGGCGAGCCCTCCCGGGGAGCCGCTCTTCGCCCGCTGA
- the mycP gene encoding type VII secretion-associated serine protease mycosin, protein MTVGTVALAAAPAAADSARASDWALSALHAQQAWRTTKGAGVTVAVLDTGVDATHPDLTGQVLKGKDEVGFGAKPGDKAWAKHGTGMAAIIAGHGHGPGDGDGVLGIAPEARILPVRVILEDKDPQRQKARTDRGDALPAGIRWAVDHGADVINLSLGDDSATAAPVAAEDDAIRYALGKGAVVVASAGNGGDAADRSSYPAAYPGVIAVAAVDRHGEHASFSTHRWYTSVSAPGVEVVIADPDRTYYNGWGTSAASAYASGAVALIRSAYPKLSPAQVKQVLEDTTRDKPAGGRDDEVGTGLIDPAAALAAAGKLTPGPVQPTPAAYPQAYFAPGPADPAKAGSSSQLLANGAATGFAAAGAVLIAVAALLHFRLRRTR, encoded by the coding sequence GTGACCGTCGGCACCGTCGCGCTCGCCGCGGCCCCCGCTGCCGCCGACAGCGCGCGTGCCTCGGACTGGGCGCTGTCCGCGCTGCACGCGCAGCAGGCGTGGCGGACCACCAAGGGCGCGGGCGTCACCGTGGCGGTGCTCGACACCGGGGTCGACGCGACCCACCCGGACCTCACCGGCCAGGTGCTCAAGGGCAAGGACGAGGTCGGGTTCGGCGCGAAGCCCGGCGACAAGGCGTGGGCCAAGCACGGCACCGGGATGGCGGCGATCATCGCCGGGCACGGCCACGGCCCCGGGGACGGCGACGGCGTGCTCGGCATCGCCCCCGAGGCCCGCATCCTGCCGGTGCGGGTGATCCTGGAGGACAAGGACCCGCAGCGGCAGAAGGCCAGGACCGACCGGGGGGACGCGCTGCCCGCGGGCATCCGCTGGGCCGTGGACCACGGCGCCGACGTCATCAACCTCTCGCTCGGCGACGACAGCGCCACCGCGGCGCCGGTCGCCGCCGAGGACGACGCCATCCGCTACGCGCTCGGCAAGGGCGCGGTCGTCGTGGCGTCCGCGGGCAACGGCGGCGACGCCGCGGACCGCTCCTCGTACCCCGCCGCCTACCCCGGGGTGATCGCGGTGGCGGCGGTCGACCGGCACGGCGAGCACGCCTCGTTCTCCACCCACCGCTGGTACACGTCGGTGTCCGCGCCCGGCGTCGAGGTCGTCATCGCCGACCCGGACCGGACGTACTACAACGGCTGGGGCACCAGCGCCGCCTCGGCGTACGCCTCGGGCGCGGTGGCGCTGATCCGCTCCGCGTACCCGAAGCTCAGCCCGGCGCAGGTCAAGCAGGTGCTGGAGGACACCACGCGGGACAAGCCCGCGGGAGGGCGCGACGACGAGGTCGGCACCGGGCTGATCGACCCGGCGGCCGCGCTCGCCGCGGCGGGGAAACTCACGCCCGGGCCCGTGCAGCCCACGCCCGCGGCCTACCCGCAGGCGTACTTCGCGCCCGGCCCGGCGGACCCGGCCAAGGCCGGCTCCTCCTCGCAACTCCTCGCCAACGGCGCCGCCACCGGGTTCGCCGCCGCCGGCGCGGTGCTCATCGCCGTGGCGGCCCTGCTGCACTTCCGGCTCCGCCGCACCCGCTGA
- a CDS encoding amino acid deaminase/aldolase has protein sequence MSHRTADRARYDRATAHLDAPLAIVDLDAFDANAADLVRRAGGKPIRIASKSVRCRALLERALAREGFEGIMSFTLAESLWLARTGFTDVLLAYPSADRDGFAELTSDPKLARTVTVMVDDLAQLDLIDASRGAGGTERVRVCLELDTSLRKLGGRLRIGALRSPLHSPERIADTARAVGARPGFRVVGIMAYEGHIAGVGDAVRGRPARSLAVRLMQSAARRELAVRRAEAVRAVRAVVPDLEFVNGGGTGSVQSTAAENAVTEIAAGSGLYVPRLFDNYTSFTGRPAALFGMPVVRRPGVGVVTVLGGGYPASGAPGADRLPVPYLPEGLRYDAQEGPGEVQTPLLGSAADDLLIGDKVWFRHAKAGELCERFDRLRLIEGDRVVSEVPTYRGEGKTFL, from the coding sequence ATGTCCCACCGCACTGCCGACCGCGCCCGGTATGACCGGGCCACCGCACACCTCGACGCGCCGCTGGCGATCGTCGACCTGGACGCCTTCGACGCGAACGCCGCGGACCTGGTCCGGCGGGCGGGCGGCAAGCCGATCCGGATCGCGTCCAAGTCGGTGCGCTGCCGCGCGCTGCTCGAACGGGCCCTGGCCCGCGAGGGGTTCGAGGGCATCATGTCCTTCACCCTCGCCGAGTCGCTGTGGCTGGCGCGCACCGGGTTCACGGACGTCCTGCTGGCGTACCCGTCGGCGGACCGGGACGGCTTCGCGGAGCTGACCTCGGACCCGAAACTGGCCCGCACGGTCACGGTGATGGTCGACGACCTCGCCCAACTCGACCTGATCGACGCCTCGCGCGGCGCCGGCGGCACCGAGAGGGTCCGGGTCTGTCTCGAACTCGACACGAGCCTGCGGAAGTTGGGCGGCCGGCTGCGGATCGGCGCGCTGCGCTCACCGCTGCACTCACCGGAGCGGATCGCCGACACCGCCCGCGCCGTCGGCGCCCGCCCGGGGTTCCGGGTGGTCGGGATCATGGCCTACGAAGGGCACATAGCCGGGGTCGGCGACGCGGTGAGGGGCCGGCCGGCGCGGTCGCTCGCGGTCCGGCTGATGCAGTCCGCGGCGCGGCGGGAGTTGGCGGTGCGGCGGGCGGAGGCGGTGCGGGCGGTCCGCGCGGTCGTGCCGGACCTGGAGTTCGTCAACGGCGGCGGCACCGGCAGCGTGCAGTCCACCGCGGCGGAGAACGCGGTCACCGAGATCGCGGCCGGCTCCGGCCTGTACGTGCCGCGGCTGTTCGACAACTACACGTCGTTCACCGGGCGTCCGGCCGCGCTGTTCGGGATGCCCGTGGTGCGCCGTCCCGGGGTCGGCGTGGTCACCGTGCTCGGCGGCGGGTACCCGGCCTCGGGGGCGCCGGGCGCGGACCGGCTGCCGGTGCCGTACCTGCCCGAGGGGCTGCGCTACGACGCGCAGGAGGGCCCGGGCGAGGTGCAGACGCCGCTGCTCGGCTCGGCCGCCGACGACCTGCTGATCGGCGACAAGGTGTGGTTCCGGCACGCCAAGGCGGGCGAACTGTGCGAGCGCTTCGACCGGTTGCGGCTGATCGAGGGCGACCGGGTGGTGTCGGAGGTGCCGACCTACCGCGGCGAGGGCAAGACGTTCCTGTGA
- a CDS encoding DUF2510 domain-containing protein, with amino-acid sequence MTTTTPPGWYQEPGHTGNGPAMERWWDGTAWTEYTRTAPVPAGAPVNGQQPYGGPPAYAPYPSGDVIGSPGGGSRRTRTVAIAIGVALVVIGGIVAAVVAVGNNNGDDSASKNGPGPTATLPQRSGQPQAPQSQNPDDPSDPDAPGAPSTGGPAVDLLDGISLPVPDGWTGGTAQDGSASISTGSYDCPNDTSGDQACSLGGAYSEPAKELKVTATTAEAAAKQDISGNASTAYSSDTYGATTSHQELQSKAVTVAGQKGYLVRWKVATKSGTDGYVESLAFPAPGKSSQIVIVRFGFDISAKAPGQDVIDQITDGIKADSTGSSSGSTGGTGV; translated from the coding sequence GTGACGACGACGACCCCGCCCGGCTGGTACCAGGAGCCCGGGCACACAGGCAACGGCCCGGCCATGGAACGCTGGTGGGACGGGACCGCGTGGACGGAGTACACCAGGACGGCGCCCGTGCCGGCCGGGGCTCCGGTCAACGGGCAGCAGCCCTACGGCGGACCGCCCGCGTACGCGCCGTACCCCTCGGGCGACGTCATAGGCTCGCCGGGCGGCGGCAGCCGGCGTACGCGCACCGTGGCGATAGCCATCGGCGTCGCCCTCGTCGTCATCGGCGGCATCGTGGCCGCGGTCGTCGCCGTCGGCAACAACAACGGGGACGACAGCGCGAGCAAGAACGGCCCCGGGCCGACCGCCACGCTGCCGCAGCGTTCCGGCCAGCCGCAGGCCCCGCAGTCGCAGAACCCGGACGACCCGAGCGACCCGGACGCGCCCGGCGCCCCCTCCACCGGCGGCCCCGCCGTCGACCTCCTCGACGGCATCAGCCTGCCGGTACCCGACGGCTGGACCGGCGGCACCGCGCAGGACGGCAGCGCCAGCATCTCGACCGGCAGCTACGACTGCCCCAACGACACCAGCGGCGACCAGGCGTGCTCGCTCGGCGGCGCGTACTCCGAGCCCGCCAAGGAACTGAAGGTCACCGCGACCACCGCGGAGGCCGCCGCCAAGCAGGACATCTCCGGCAACGCCTCCACCGCCTACAGCTCGGACACCTACGGCGCGACGACCTCGCACCAGGAGCTCCAGTCCAAGGCGGTCACGGTCGCCGGGCAGAAGGGCTACCTGGTCCGCTGGAAGGTCGCCACCAAGTCCGGCACCGACGGGTACGTCGAGTCGCTGGCCTTCCCCGCACCGGGCAAGAGCAGCCAGATCGTCATCGTCCGCTTCGGGTTCGACATCTCCGCCAAGGCGCCCGGGCAGGACGTCATCGACCAGATCACCGACGGCATCAAGGCCGACAGCACCGGATCGTCCAGCGGCAGCACGGGCGGCACCGGCGTCTGA
- a CDS encoding helical backbone metal receptor, with protein MTAHESVRPPVRRVVSLVPSLTEAVARSAPGLLVGATDWCTHPAGLDVVRIGGTKNPDPRAVAALAPDLVIANEEENRAPDLAELRAAGLRVLVTEVRSLPQAFTELHRVLVDGCGLPRPGWLDAARSAWGLARRAETSADAGPGGSTGPGAGAGSGTGPGTARRGGAADAVRTAARRRAIVPVWRRPWMALGRDTFAGDLLARLGVDHVLAGHAERYPRFDPSALPPADLVVLPDEPYRFTADDGPEAFPALPAALVSGRHLTWYGPSLVEAPAVLGAALRSARTRPAGPARGA; from the coding sequence GTGACCGCACACGAGTCCGTCCGACCGCCGGTACGGCGGGTGGTGTCCCTGGTGCCGTCGCTGACCGAGGCGGTCGCCCGCAGCGCGCCCGGCCTGCTCGTCGGCGCCACCGACTGGTGCACCCACCCGGCCGGCCTGGACGTGGTGCGGATCGGCGGCACGAAGAACCCCGACCCACGGGCGGTCGCCGCCCTCGCCCCCGACCTGGTGATCGCCAACGAGGAGGAGAACCGCGCGCCCGACCTGGCGGAGCTGCGCGCGGCCGGGCTGCGGGTGCTGGTCACCGAGGTCCGCTCGCTGCCGCAGGCGTTCACCGAACTGCACCGGGTGCTGGTCGACGGGTGCGGACTGCCCCGCCCCGGCTGGCTGGACGCGGCACGGTCCGCGTGGGGCCTGGCGCGGCGGGCCGAGACGTCCGCGGACGCCGGACCCGGCGGGAGCACGGGCCCCGGTGCCGGGGCCGGCTCCGGCACGGGCCCCGGAACCGCTCGCCGCGGCGGGGCCGCGGACGCCGTCCGCACCGCGGCCCGGCGCCGCGCGATCGTGCCGGTCTGGCGGCGCCCCTGGATGGCGCTCGGCCGCGACACGTTCGCCGGCGACCTGCTCGCCCGCCTCGGCGTCGACCACGTCCTCGCCGGCCACGCCGAGCGCTACCCCCGCTTCGACCCGTCGGCCCTGCCCCCGGCCGACCTCGTGGTGCTGCCCGACGAGCCCTACCGCTTCACCGCGGACGACGGCCCCGAGGCGTTCCCCGCCCTGCCCGCCGCGCTCGTCAGCGGCCGGCACCTGACCTGGTACGGCCCCTCGCTCGTCGAGGCGCCCGCGGTCCTCGGGGCGGCGCTGCGATCCGCGCGCACCCGCCCGGCGGGGCCGGCCCGCGGGGCGTGA
- a CDS encoding 5'-3' exonuclease, whose product MLLDTASLYFRAYFGVPESVRAPDGTPVNAVRGLIDFVARLVADHSPAALVACMDADWRPQWRVDLIPSYKAHRVADEEAGSEEVPDTLSPQVPVIEAVLDAVGIARVGVPGYEADDVIGTLATASAAPVAIVTGDRDLFQLVDDRRGVRVLYPRKGVGDCDVVDGEAIETRYGVRAEQYADFAALRGDPSDGLPGVKGIGEKTAAELVTLYGDLAGVRAAAGEPFSKLTPARRRNILAASDYLDVAPRVVRVATDVPLPPFDPALPGGPADPAAFAALSDRWGLNSPLSRLSAALGWT is encoded by the coding sequence CTGCTGCTCGACACCGCGAGCCTGTACTTCCGCGCGTACTTCGGGGTGCCGGAGTCGGTGCGCGCGCCGGACGGCACACCGGTCAACGCGGTGCGCGGGCTGATCGACTTCGTCGCCCGGCTGGTGGCCGACCACTCCCCCGCCGCGCTGGTGGCGTGCATGGACGCGGACTGGCGGCCGCAATGGCGGGTCGATCTCATCCCCTCGTACAAGGCGCACCGCGTCGCCGACGAGGAGGCGGGCAGCGAGGAGGTCCCGGACACGCTCTCCCCGCAGGTCCCGGTGATCGAGGCGGTGCTCGACGCGGTCGGCATCGCCCGGGTCGGCGTGCCCGGTTACGAGGCGGACGACGTGATCGGCACCCTCGCCACCGCCTCCGCGGCGCCCGTGGCCATCGTCACCGGCGACCGCGACCTCTTCCAACTCGTCGACGACCGGCGCGGGGTGCGTGTGCTCTACCCCCGCAAGGGCGTCGGGGACTGCGACGTGGTCGACGGCGAGGCGATCGAGACGCGGTACGGCGTGCGCGCGGAGCAGTACGCCGACTTCGCCGCGCTGCGGGGCGACCCGAGCGACGGGCTGCCCGGGGTGAAGGGGATCGGCGAGAAGACGGCCGCCGAACTGGTCACCCTCTACGGCGACCTGGCGGGCGTGCGGGCCGCGGCCGGCGAGCCCTTCTCCAAGCTCACCCCGGCCCGCCGCCGCAACATCCTCGCGGCCTCGGACTACCTGGACGTCGCCCCCCGGGTGGTCCGCGTCGCGACGGACGTCCCGCTGCCGCCGTTCGACCCGGCCCTGCCGGGCGGCCCCGCCGACCCGGCGGCCTTCGCCGCCCTGTCCGACCGCTGGGGCCTGAACTCGCCGCTGTCCCGGCTGTCCGCGGCCCTCGGCTGGACCTGA
- a CDS encoding MFS transporter, producing MTVSGTPPTPETAPPGPPAAAGADDPPSPAARRHALRVLALGSFGVFVVFLDTTIVNVAFETISRSFDTTTDHLAWVLNAYSLVFAAMLIPAGRVADRYGRKRMFLTGLAGFAAMSALCGAAPDPGVLDAGRALQAVFAALVVPTSLALVLPEFPPARRSVAVGTWGAMGAAAAALGPTLGALLTQYASWRWIFLVNVPICAVIALLARRMLRESRDPGAHGLPDPVGVLLVAAVPALLSLGIIEGSSWGWSDARVVGSFVLAAALLPVFLLRTARAAQPVMDLSLFRVRQFRLVNAASLLFSTAFYGMLLANIVFLQTGWHYSVLRAALANAPGPVVVTLLARQSSKLAGRIGPRPVLLAGAVVWGATLAGFALAVGEQPQWLTHWLPLSVGTGVAIGCTLPVQSGAAVAQLPPARFAVGSAISASFRQLGAVLGVSLFVALLGTPAPTALVSAYHHVWWVLGAVGLASGGVLLAEPGRWARR from the coding sequence ATGACCGTTTCCGGGACCCCGCCCACCCCCGAGACCGCGCCGCCCGGCCCGCCCGCGGCCGCCGGCGCGGACGACCCGCCGTCGCCGGCCGCGCGCCGCCACGCGCTGCGCGTGCTGGCGCTCGGCAGCTTCGGCGTGTTCGTGGTGTTCCTCGACACCACGATCGTGAACGTCGCCTTCGAGACGATCAGCCGCAGTTTCGACACCACGACCGACCACCTGGCGTGGGTGCTCAACGCCTACAGCCTGGTCTTCGCCGCCATGCTCATCCCGGCCGGACGGGTGGCCGACCGCTACGGCCGCAAGCGGATGTTCCTGACCGGGCTGGCGGGCTTCGCCGCGATGAGCGCGCTGTGCGGGGCCGCGCCCGACCCCGGCGTGCTCGACGCGGGCCGCGCGCTCCAGGCGGTCTTCGCCGCGCTGGTGGTGCCGACGTCGCTCGCGCTGGTCCTGCCGGAGTTCCCGCCCGCGCGGCGCAGCGTCGCCGTCGGGACCTGGGGCGCGATGGGCGCCGCGGCGGCCGCGCTCGGACCCACGCTCGGCGCGCTGCTCACCCAGTACGCCTCCTGGCGCTGGATCTTCCTGGTCAACGTGCCGATCTGCGCGGTGATCGCGCTGCTCGCCCGGCGGATGCTGCGCGAGTCCCGCGACCCCGGCGCGCACGGCCTGCCCGACCCGGTCGGTGTGCTGCTGGTCGCCGCGGTACCCGCGCTGCTGAGCCTCGGCATCATCGAGGGCTCGTCGTGGGGGTGGTCCGACGCCCGGGTGGTCGGGTCGTTCGTCCTGGCCGCGGCGCTGCTGCCGGTGTTCCTGCTGCGCACCGCGCGCGCCGCGCAGCCCGTCATGGACCTGTCGCTCTTCCGGGTCCGGCAGTTCCGCCTGGTCAACGCGGCGTCGCTGCTGTTCTCCACCGCGTTCTACGGGATGCTGCTGGCCAACATCGTCTTCCTCCAGACCGGATGGCACTACTCGGTGCTGCGCGCCGCCCTCGCGAACGCGCCGGGCCCGGTCGTCGTCACCCTCCTCGCCCGGCAGTCCAGCAAGCTGGCCGGGCGGATCGGGCCGCGCCCGGTGCTGCTGGCCGGCGCGGTGGTCTGGGGTGCCACGCTGGCGGGCTTCGCGCTCGCGGTCGGGGAGCAGCCGCAGTGGCTCACGCACTGGCTGCCGCTGTCGGTGGGGACCGGTGTCGCGATCGGGTGCACGCTGCCCGTGCAGTCGGGCGCCGCGGTGGCGCAGTTGCCGCCGGCCCGGTTCGCCGTGGGATCGGCGATCAGCGCGAGCTTCCGGCAGCTCGGGGCGGTGCTCGGGGTGAGCCTCTTCGTGGCGCTGCTGGGCACCCCCGCGCCCACGGCGCTGGTGTCCGCGTACCACCACGTGTGGTGGGTGCTGGGCGCCGTCGGCCTCGCGTCGGGCGGCGTCCTCCTCGCCGAGCCCGGCCGGTGGGCCCGCCGCTGA
- a CDS encoding winged helix-turn-helix transcriptional regulator has protein sequence MDTRTESAPARADEPADGRTKAPSADGPATARTDGSGHGAGAGRAMVDMAGAPLGVRPCSMAAALDVLGERWSLLAVREMAYGVHRFARIAAFTGASRDILADRLRKLEAAGVVERRRYSEHPPRYEYHLTAAGRELFPVMVSLLRWGDRWAVDTPAVDVRHTCGRVVDAELRCAHCGEPVTRESLALSPHRDEDARA, from the coding sequence ATGGACACGCGAACGGAATCCGCGCCGGCGCGGGCGGACGAGCCGGCGGACGGTCGGACGAAGGCCCCCTCCGCGGACGGACCGGCGACGGCGCGGACGGACGGATCGGGGCACGGAGCGGGGGCGGGGCGGGCGATGGTGGACATGGCCGGGGCCCCGCTCGGGGTCCGCCCCTGCTCCATGGCCGCCGCGCTCGACGTCCTCGGCGAGCGCTGGTCCCTGCTGGCGGTGCGCGAGATGGCGTACGGCGTGCACCGGTTCGCGCGCATCGCGGCCTTCACCGGGGCGTCGCGGGACATCCTGGCCGACCGCCTGCGGAAGCTGGAGGCCGCGGGCGTGGTCGAGCGGCGCCGCTACAGCGAGCACCCGCCGCGGTACGAGTACCACCTCACCGCGGCGGGACGGGAGCTGTTCCCGGTGATGGTCTCCCTGCTGCGGTGGGGCGACCGCTGGGCGGTGGACACCCCGGCGGTGGACGTACGGCACACCTGCGGTCGCGTGGTGGACGCCGAGTTGCGGTGCGCGCACTGCGGCGAGCCGGTCACGCGGGAGTCGCTGGCCCTGTCGCCGCACCGGGACGAGGACGCACGGGCGTGA
- a CDS encoding 2-isopropylmalate synthase, with amino-acid sequence MTASAAMAVPAAAPALRTPAGPVPAGAPWWNPQRGSAMPFHRYRPARERVEVRTNPEGRQWPSRQIERAPLWVPVDLRDGNQALAEPMDPARKRRMFDVQVAMGFKEIEVGYPSASRADFDFVRHLADSGAVPDDVTAVVFTAARADLIERTFASIAGLPRAVVHLYTATAPVWREVVIRRERAELRSLVEEAATLMARLADRAPGVRFQFSPEVFNLTEPDFVLEVCNGLTALWDASPDRPVVHNLPATVEIATPNVYADQIEYMHRHLDRRDAVILSVHPHNDRGTGVACAELALLAGAQRVEGCLFGNGERTGNVDLVTLALNLHTQGVDPMLDFSDIDAIRATVEHCNRLPVPGRHPYVGDLVHTAYSGTHQDAIKKGFEHHARRAAELGVPAARAPWDVPYLPIDPADLGRDYEAVIRVNSQSGKGGIAYLLKDRYGLDLPPALRADFSRIVQAAADDSGEEITAKALWDLFDAAYLAPADRGPLTLTGWRAVEAAPGRHEFTGILRGPGDGAGGRDGGGRTITGTGNGPLSALAGALATAGVPVHIEHYAEHATGPGPDSPAVAYVRIRSGEDGWWGAGQDTSVLTASVRSVLSAVNRARADRS; translated from the coding sequence ATGACCGCGTCCGCGGCCATGGCCGTACCCGCGGCCGCACCCGCCCTGCGCACCCCGGCCGGCCCGGTCCCCGCCGGCGCCCCCTGGTGGAACCCGCAGCGCGGCAGCGCGATGCCCTTCCACCGCTACCGCCCGGCGCGGGAGCGCGTCGAGGTACGGACGAATCCCGAGGGCCGGCAGTGGCCCTCCCGGCAGATCGAGCGGGCGCCGCTGTGGGTCCCGGTGGACCTGCGGGACGGCAACCAGGCACTCGCCGAACCGATGGACCCCGCCCGCAAGCGCCGGATGTTCGACGTCCAGGTCGCCATGGGCTTCAAGGAGATCGAGGTCGGCTACCCCTCGGCCAGCCGCGCCGACTTCGACTTCGTCCGCCACCTCGCCGACTCCGGCGCGGTGCCCGACGACGTGACCGCGGTGGTCTTCACCGCGGCCCGGGCCGACCTGATCGAGCGCACCTTCGCCTCGATCGCCGGCCTGCCGCGCGCGGTGGTGCACCTGTACACCGCGACCGCGCCGGTCTGGCGCGAGGTCGTGATCCGCCGGGAGCGGGCCGAGCTGCGGTCACTGGTCGAGGAGGCGGCGACCCTGATGGCCCGGCTCGCCGACCGGGCGCCCGGCGTGCGCTTCCAGTTCTCGCCGGAGGTCTTCAACCTCACCGAGCCCGACTTCGTCCTGGAGGTGTGCAACGGCCTGACCGCGCTGTGGGACGCCTCCCCGGACCGGCCGGTGGTCCACAACCTGCCGGCCACCGTGGAGATCGCCACGCCCAACGTCTACGCCGACCAGATCGAGTACATGCACCGCCACCTCGACCGCCGGGACGCGGTGATCCTGTCGGTGCACCCGCACAACGACCGCGGCACCGGTGTGGCCTGCGCCGAACTCGCCCTGCTGGCCGGGGCGCAGCGCGTCGAGGGCTGCCTGTTCGGCAACGGCGAGCGCACCGGCAACGTGGACCTGGTCACCCTCGCGCTGAACCTGCACACCCAGGGCGTCGACCCGATGCTGGACTTCTCCGACATCGACGCGATCCGCGCCACCGTCGAGCACTGCAACCGCCTGCCGGTGCCCGGCCGCCACCCCTACGTCGGCGACCTGGTGCACACCGCCTACTCCGGCACCCACCAGGACGCGATCAAGAAGGGCTTCGAGCACCACGCCCGCCGCGCCGCCGAGTTGGGCGTGCCGGCGGCCCGGGCGCCGTGGGACGTGCCGTACCTGCCGATCGACCCGGCCGACCTCGGCCGCGACTACGAAGCGGTGATCCGCGTCAACAGCCAGTCGGGCAAGGGCGGGATCGCCTACCTGCTCAAGGACCGGTACGGCCTGGACCTGCCGCCGGCCCTGCGCGCGGACTTCTCCCGGATCGTGCAGGCCGCGGCCGACGACAGCGGCGAGGAGATCACCGCGAAGGCGCTGTGGGACCTGTTCGACGCCGCCTACCTGGCGCCCGCCGACCGCGGCCCGCTCACGCTGACCGGCTGGCGCGCGGTCGAGGCCGCCCCGGGCCGGCACGAGTTCACCGGCATCCTGCGCGGCCCGGGGGACGGCGCCGGGGGCCGGGACGGCGGCGGTCGCACGATCACGGGCACCGGCAACGGGCCGCTGTCCGCGCTGGCCGGGGCGCTCGCCACCGCCGGGGTCCCGGTGCACATCGAGCACTACGCCGAGCACGCCACCGGCCCCGGCCCCGACAGCCCCGCGGTCGCCTACGTCCGCATCAGGTCGGGCGAGGACGGCTGGTGGGGCGCCGGGCAGGACACCTCCGTCCTGACCGCCTCGGTCCGCTCCGTGCTGTCGGCCGTCAACCGGGCCCGCGCCGACCGTTCGTGA